TTTAAAAATGATTGCAGACCTAACTTTTGGACAACACATTCAGACAAAATGTGGCTATTTTGGTCTTGCATAGATATTCATTGGAGTTTCAATTGGAATTTAATGGTTAATCCCCCATAATCTGAGAACATTTAATACTCCATCACATTATATTTGAGATATTTCACTGATTGTCTGGATTTtatttgacatgattttttttctatgtaaCCCgtctgctgggtaggcctggcagtaaccagggctgggttcaatatcttggggccatcacacatagaaccggctggagcccccacccagtaatctgggaaatctgggaaattcacgcacccctgggcgcctctgagaggtaatgcttccccactcgcaagcactgagtctgagtgtaggaaagaaacatttaatgaaacagaaagagaagtcatacggcattaacttgggggaaaacaccccaaacatgagccaagcccccaccccagccaagaatctcCCGAAGTCCaaaaagtccgacaccccaaaggtctctgtccctggtctgccacccagagtcccaaagttcacctgcagggtttcacctcccaacctgggtagaaatgggggtcgggggatagatagggggcaccgcCACGCTCCAACAGCTATCTTGTTCCAACAGCTGTCTTGTTCCATGCCTCTGGACGCTCCACTGGGCACCTGCCACTACTCCACACCACACCGCTGAtggccactcctcgcctgccgccactccacacCGCCACTTCACTGGTGCAACAGGTCTGGCACTCAGCCAAACCCATGATTTCAgccctcagtgatttcaactctttagccaccagctggactggcaaatgaatccagctttcactgacTCAaaccctttaaccctttcccccagctctgttcactcaactctggaaggggggaggcttgttcttccaagACCTCTTActatgatggtggtgtctctcctgcaagcactggtggcatgtcttacagttcccacatttaggggtagcatgattagttatccccacaacagtcccaaattatatacacttctccacattccattccaacactgaccctccatcagccctgtctGAATgagatttacatagccacacctcagattctcttctgagcagtatttacatgtcaacagttaacacttaattaccttgcagagctaaacaactgtagtgggcacacccacccctcctttcagctggctgacagcaagcagcagttcagcccctgcttacctCTAGTAACTTCTGAATCAATCTTTTAAGGATATTGTATCCTATTTCTCTTTGCATGAGATACCTACTTATTTAAATTGCTCAAAAATATTCAGTTTGATCTTGTTAAATCATGAAGAATAAAACACACCCTGTATCACTTGGATATAGTTAAAATGCACCATCCATGCACATCACAGAATTAATGTATATGCATTCAATTTTATATTCTCATAATAATGTCATGGAATGTTAATGCAATTCTGTAAGTGCAATGGTATGGGAAATAGGGATATAAATGTCAGAGAGCTCTGGACTACTGTTGCTGCTactgcccagggctggctgggggatgcATGGTGCAATCCAGGTGGCACTCAGGGATGGCTGCCCTTTAGCTCTACCTTTCTGCCTGAAGTCATGTCCCTTCCGGTGGCTTGGTAGCGAGCCTCCCTGCACATTGCCCAGGGTCCAGTAAAGTCTGTCGCCAGCCCTGACCTGATTGTAACCTGATCTGaaactcactgaaatcagtggaaagacttaATTTTAGTGAACTTTTGATCAGGCCCTGAGGCATTGATTCAGAAAAGAATCCCAGTTCAGGAAGGgcatttaagcatgtgcctaagtcccattgaagccaatgctTTCCTGAATGGGATTGTCTTCAGTGCTTATGTGTTTTTCTGAATTGGATCCTAAGGCTTCCACGTTGAAGAAGAGACACTTGGGGACACTCCCCCAAGCTGTGAGTGAAGGTTATGCCTGAACTGACAATAGTGCTAAAGTGCTCCCCCCtcaactgagaagaagaaagacactctctGGATTTCCCtcacaggcctggggggggggggggggaggggagaggggaaaggcaaGGTTAGtgtattttgtgtgctccagccttacAGAGGACAATAGGGGCTGCTGGAGTGCCAgtatgggctccccagtgcttggaggagccctgagccttgggggccagattcaAGCAAGCCCAGCTGCATCAGGTCCctgaccttaggttccccacccttactATGCACATTGAAATGCAAGTCCTAGTTGTGCCTGAAAATGCATGGCACTGAACAACTCACTCCTTAACCCATAATGGACCAGAGAAAGGGGAAGTTCCTGGTATCATTTCAGGTTACCTGGCAGACCTCAACACTGACCTTAGCACAGAACACCCACCGCACCCACTGACTTCCTCCAGCCTTGGGAGCCATCAGCCATCAGAACCAGATCGAAggctgagcccccacccccttcctccgcTCAAAAtcattggccacttttggaaacTGGTGTATTTTGTGAGTATATGGCAAAGCGGAGAAGTGAGCCCCCTTTCAGACATAGcacttttctctctgttttttgAAGCAAGTAGTTTCTAAATGAGTGGGAAGCAGGGTAacctaggtcagtgtttctcaaccagtggtacaaataccccagagaagtctggggggttcatccacacaactgaaatttggagaaaactaaatttttgttttaagttttacagcactttattattgttgtactttttatctccaaaaatgtcattgcccacccagctacggttaagtttaaacaaatgtgttgcaggtAGAAAacaatgttgtgtgtctgaaaacggtAGGTACTGGGGGCATTTATAATTGTTTAAAGGGGTCCTTtataagaaaaggttgagaaacacggacCTAGGTGGCTGAAAGCAGGTCGGGGGCAGGATGCCCGGGGCAAAgggacacacagagagacagcgacttggaggcaggacaagaaccCAGCTCTGCACTGGCGCGTTCATCACCTCGCTGTTCTGTCCCCGGGCGGGCTGTGGCGTCCAGCCGGGATGCAGCGGGGGGCCTGCCTTCCAGCGAGGCAGCATCCGCGGtgccgcctgcctgccccccctcccgccccaggctAAATGACCCGGCTCTCCCCTGACTTGCCCGGCCAGGCTGACTGTGCTCACGCGTCTCTGGGGCCGGACGAGCAGCCAATGGGAAGTCTCCCTGGCCTCCCACACCCGCTCCGGCTCCTCCGCGCGCTGGGGACCGCGTGGCGTCAGCCCGCGCCCGGACCAACCAGCGCCCGCCGGACCCCGCGCCCGCCGCCCGCTCCCCCTTTAAGAGCCGAGCGCAGGAGCTGGGGCGGCGCAGGTAGCGGAGCCGGAGCGGCGCGGGCTGGGTTCGGTTCTCCCCTCTCCGCGGGCGCTGCTACGAGCCGCCGGGCCCCCCTGTCCCAGCCGTCCCGGAGAGCTGCGCGCTGGGGCTGAGCCCCAAAGGATCCCCCATCCCCGTGTGCCTCTGGGGCTCTGCGCCCCGTGGGCGGCATGCTGGCTCTCCTGGCTGGACTGCTCTTCTCCCTCGCCTCCGGGGCCAGCTGGCGGGCAGTGAGGGGCCAGGAGAGCCCCCCGGGCAGCCGCTTCGTGTGCACCTCCCTGCCGCTGGACGCTGCCCCCTcgggctgcccgctgcccccgGTGCCCATGCAAGGGGGCGCCTTCCCAACCGAGGAGGAGCTGAAAGCCACCGTGCTGCAGCTGCGGGAGACCATCCTGCAGCAGAAGGAGACCATCGGCAACCAGCGGGAGACCATCCGAGAGCTGACCAGCAAGTTGAACCGCTGCGAGAGCTCCCCCGGCCCCGACGGCAAGCCCGGAGCCGGGGGCTGGAGGAAAGAGTTGGGCAAAGGCAAAGACACCATGGGGGACCTGCCTCGGGACCCTGCCCAGGTCATCGACCAGCTGAGCCGGACCATGCAGACGCTGAAGGACCGGTTGGAGAACCTGGAGGTAGGAGACGCTCGGGGACCCGCCAGACCACGGTTGGAGGGGAGCTGTCCCTGGTGCTGTAACCCGAGCGGCGTGGCTGTGTCTGGGAGTTGAGCGCTTTTCACCCGAGGTGCCATCTCCGCTCCAGGTGCCAGGTCGTAGCGACTAACCCCTGTagggaagcggggggagggaagagggtgatGTCACCCATTGAACTCACAGGGTCTCTCAGGAGGGCAATTAACAAAGTTGCTGGGAGTCCCAGAATGAAAGGAACAGGCATCACTTCCCAGCAGCTAGGAATGGTTCTCGAAGCCGCTTGGGTGATAGAATcacaggacactagaactggaagggacctccagaggtcatcaagtctagccccctgccctcacgccaGGAACCCTCTTTAGTCAGTTTCTGGGGCAATAAAATCTATAGTCTCCTACTCCCTTTTCTTGGGCGACCCCAAAACTATACCCTAATGTGGTGAGAGGGGAaaggcgcctgccttttgtgTGAGTACTTGATGCATGCACTGTACTTGGTGAGAAAATGGGTACTTTGGACCAGCAATCTGAAGTCCAAGCCCTTGTGCTGGCTACATGGTAAGCTGCTAATGAAGTCCTTATATGCTGGCTttaagaggaggagaaaaaaccCAAGCTGAGCCAGCAGGAGGGACTGCAGTGAATTGATTTTCTTGATGTATTTAATGGGGAATAGAGTATCCTCTTACTATGTCCCAGCCCTTAAAATGCACAGGAAGAGATTTGTGGGTTTTATTTTCCTGCTCTTAGGAGCTTAGGATCCAGTTTTAGTATTTTCTAAATCTCCACCGCACGGCTGCCGAGAACGTGTCGGGCAGGACTTGGAATGTGATGCTGAAATTCCGGCCCGCACGACCTTGACCTAACGGCGCTAAACAAAACAGGAAGGGCCTGGGGAAAGCAATGTAGCACGGGTCATAACGACAAGACGATGCTTTCCTGAGAATTGGTCTCAGGTGACTGCAAGTCATTCCAGTAACTGCACAAATACGAAAGCTCATTCAAAGCCCATAGAAACCAGTGTAGAGGCTCTCATGGACTTCAGtatgctttggatcaggctcacaGTTAGACATTGTACTTGTGGCAATGTTTTGCTTGGATGGAAACTTTCCCCCGCAGTgttgttctctctcctcccccctagACCAGGGCAGAATTCAAGGTATTTTGTCCCGCTCCCCATTTTGATGCATATGATTCCCAAGaggatttttaaatgatttattaaaAGTTCATGTCCATTCAACTATTACTTGCTGTCTATTAACTAGAATGGCTGCTGGAGCAGTTTTAATAATAGATTCATGGCAGAGGCTTTTCACATTTTTTCAAGGCACTTCCCCATTGGCTACTTCCCCACATAGGTTACAGTGCTGGGGCCTTGCCCTCTGCAGGAGGTGAGGGTCTTCTGGAGTCACACCAGCTATGTGTTGTGGGACTGTCCATAGAATAGAATATGATTTATTTGGCTAGAAATAGGCCAGAGGGGTAACGGATATCTCCTTAAAAATTGCTTCCCAGAGCTGTGTTTTGGAGTTTAGCCTGCCATCTTGGAAACTCTCTGATGCATGGAAAGTTTGGTTCTCTAGAGCAGTGCTTGTAGCCAAATGACGTGTGTTGCCTAATGGAAGGGATAGAAGCTTGGTACAGTGGCTTGGCTGACCTGGCACCTAGAGAGCAGATAATGTCTCAGAAAAGATGGACCTcagatatatttaaaaagctTTGCTCTGACTTTTTAGAAATCTTTGATTAATTCCTAGCAGATAGAAATGGAGAGGCCattcttctctcccctctgccctgttctttcctttccctttcctttcctttgctttTGTCCTCTCTCATTTTCCTGTTATCTTTGGAAGAGAACATtccataaaataaaatttaaaaaagtctGCTTCTTAGGGAAATCTCTGAAAACTTCCTGTTCAGGATAAAATCCAGTCTCTTATTACCGGTATACTGCTGTTCATTTGAGAATCTCTTGATAGCATTATAATTTTAGTGGGGGAAAAGGAAAGGTCCTACAATAAAATGCCCCTAGAAGACAAAACTCTTGGTATCTAGCAGTAATTTAAGtaaatctagttttttttttgtttaaagactATATCCCACTTTGCAAACTTCACTTTCACAATGGGTCACTTTCAGAGTTGATTTGATGAAATATCTGactttttgtttaataaatcatACACTATTTACCAAATTAAAATACTCAACATGTCCATTTTGATTACTTTACAAGTAGGTTAACATTTTCTTGCTTTAATTTACTCAATTTCTAACTAACCTAGTaatgtcattttgaattagttgaatagattattttaaaactatGCAACATGTAGCTATTTGATCTACATCAAGCTTAGTTCTACAAAATACAGGCAAGAAGCCATCTTTCTTAAATGTATTAACTGTCAGTGATATGAAACAAGGGAAGCATGAAATAAGTGAATCATTAAACAAATACATTGGTTTTGAAGAAACCAGTCTCTTTTTGCTGACCTGATGAAAGCTTTGAACATGACATGTTGTTTTTTGCCTTTCTATTATGCTTTCAGGAGAGCTTAGTCTTCTGGTTTGaaatctgccctccccccccccggtcacaAGAAAACCCACATTTCACAATTTTTGCTTTTTGAGAAGTGGcataaattttttttctttttccttgaaGCACCAACTCCGAGCCAATGTGTCATATGCAGCCCTGCCTAATGAGCTTCGAGAGATGCTTCAAAGGAGGCTTGGAGATCTAGAGCGCCAGCTTTTAAGCaaagtggctgaactggaggatgAGAAATCCCTGCTTCATAATGAAACTTCCGCCCATCGGCAAAAGACAGAATCAGCCCTAAGTGCATTGCTGGAAAGAGTTTCTGAATTAGAGAAAGGTAATTTGGAAACAGAACTCAAAGCCTTCCGTGTATGTTGTTGTTTAGTTTCCTCCCTCTTCTGCTGCCGCACTAGTACTCTGCCTCTTAAGAGACAAAGCATGGTCTCATGCAGAGGGACTGGACTATCTCCCTGGAGATGTAGGTTCAGTTCCTCCCTCTGTCACGCACTTACTTAATGAGTCACTTTGTACAGAGAAGGTTCCAGCTCTAAACTGGAATAAAATAACACGGTGGGGTTTGAAGACAATGGGTGTCCAGAATGTTATGCCCTGCCTTTCCAAACTGCCAGGTAGGGGCcacacctctgctcctgcctggggagg
The nucleotide sequence above comes from Pelodiscus sinensis isolate JC-2024 chromosome 16, ASM4963464v1, whole genome shotgun sequence. Encoded proteins:
- the NPTX2 gene encoding neuronal pentraxin-2, yielding MLALLAGLLFSLASGASWRAVRGQESPPGSRFVCTSLPLDAAPSGCPLPPVPMQGGAFPTEEELKATVLQLRETILQQKETIGNQRETIRELTSKLNRCESSPGPDGKPGAGGWRKELGKGKDTMGDLPRDPAQVIDQLSRTMQTLKDRLENLEHQLRANVSYAALPNELREMLQRRLGDLERQLLSKVAELEDEKSLLHNETSAHRQKTESALSALLERVSELEKGSSAFKSPDEFKVSLPLRTNYLYGKIKKTLPELYAFTVCLWLRSSASPGIGTPFSYAVPGQANEIVLIEWGNNPIELLINDKVAQLPLFISDGKWHHICVTWTTRDGMWEAFQDGEKLGTGENLAPWHPVKPGGVLILGQEQDTVGGRFDATQAFVGEMSQFNIWDRVLKAEDIVNIANCSTNMPGNIIPWVDNNVDVFGGATKWPVETCEERLLDL